One window from the genome of Streptococcus salivarius encodes:
- a CDS encoding prephenate dehydrogenase, whose translation MSKKTIYIAGLGLIGGSLALGIKRDHPDYEILGYNRSDYSRNIALERGIVDRATSDFKEFAPLADVIILAVPIKQTVAYLQELADLDLKDNVIITDAGSTKLDIVEAAERYLTGKNVQFVGSHPMAGSHKSGAIAADVTLFENAYYIFTPTSLTRETTIPELKDILSGLKSRFVEIDAAEHDRVTSQISHFPHLLASGLMEQAADYAQAHEMTNHFAAGGFRDMTRIAESEPGMWASILMTNGPAVLNRIEDFKKRLDHVADLIKAEDENAIWEFFDNGRKKRKEMEIHKKGGVESAFDIFVDVPDREDVILSIMELLRGTSLVNLRINEENREDIHGILQITFKNEKDRTHAKTVIEANTDYHVVIA comes from the coding sequence ATGAGTAAGAAAACAATTTATATCGCAGGATTGGGATTAATTGGTGGTTCCTTGGCTTTAGGGATTAAAAGAGACCACCCTGATTATGAGATTCTTGGATATAATCGCTCTGACTATTCTCGAAATATTGCGCTTGAGCGTGGTATCGTTGACCGTGCAACCAGTGATTTCAAAGAGTTTGCCCCACTTGCTGATGTGATTATCCTTGCAGTGCCAATTAAGCAAACTGTGGCCTACTTGCAGGAATTGGCTGACTTAGATCTCAAAGATAATGTCATCATCACAGACGCAGGGTCTACTAAGTTGGATATCGTTGAGGCAGCTGAACGTTACCTAACAGGTAAAAATGTTCAGTTTGTAGGTTCCCACCCTATGGCTGGTTCCCATAAATCAGGGGCTATAGCAGCTGACGTGACGCTTTTTGAGAACGCCTATTATATTTTCACACCGACAAGTTTGACAAGAGAGACAACTATCCCAGAGCTTAAGGACATCTTGTCTGGGCTTAAGTCACGTTTTGTGGAGATTGATGCGGCTGAACACGACCGTGTAACCAGTCAAATCAGTCATTTTCCGCACCTTTTAGCTTCTGGTCTTATGGAGCAGGCGGCTGATTATGCTCAGGCTCACGAAATGACTAATCACTTTGCGGCTGGGGGATTCCGAGATATGACTCGTATTGCTGAGAGTGAACCGGGTATGTGGGCTTCCATTCTCATGACTAATGGGCCTGCTGTTTTGAATCGTATTGAAGATTTCAAAAAACGTTTGGACCATGTGGCTGACTTGATTAAGGCTGAGGATGAGAATGCCATTTGGGAGTTCTTTGACAATGGTCGTAAGAAGCGTAAAGAGATGGAAATCCACAAAAAGGGTGGCGTGGAAAGTGCCTTCGATATTTTCGTGGATGTGCCTGACCGTGAGGACGTTATCCTTAGCATTATGGAATTGTTGCGAGGAACGTCTTTGGTTAACCTTCGTATCAATGAAGAAAATCGTGAAGATATTCACGGTATCCTTCAAATTACTTTTAAAAATGAAAAAGATCGTACACATGCTAAGACTGTTATTGAAGCCAATACAGACTATCATGTGGTGATCGCCTAG
- a CDS encoding shikimate dehydrogenase — protein sequence MQIDGHTRLAAVVANPIKHSISPFIHNSAFEKTQVNGVYVAWEIPESDLAETVENIRRYDMFGINLSMPYKEAVIPFLDEISPAAQLIGAVNTVVNCDGRLIGHNTDGFGFFASLKNFSPKDAHLMILGAGGAAKAIVTQAVLDGAKKVSVYVRPQSLDKAKESFKSLLEQTTCHLEFHALNDLKYFKEELGQADLLVNATSVGMDGASLPIPTDTKFPKGLLIADIIYQPFETPFLALARKQGIEAVNGLGMLLHQAAGAFKLWTGKDMPTDAIWQELEKIYNS from the coding sequence ATGCAGATTGATGGACACACACGCCTAGCAGCTGTTGTCGCCAATCCAATCAAGCATTCGATTTCGCCATTCATTCATAATTCGGCCTTTGAGAAGACACAAGTTAATGGTGTTTATGTGGCCTGGGAGATTCCGGAATCAGACCTAGCCGAGACAGTTGAAAATATTAGACGTTACGACATGTTCGGTATCAATTTGTCCATGCCATATAAGGAAGCAGTTATTCCTTTTTTGGATGAGATTAGTCCTGCAGCTCAACTGATTGGTGCTGTCAATACAGTTGTTAATTGTGATGGGCGTTTGATTGGTCATAATACGGACGGTTTTGGCTTTTTTGCTAGTCTAAAGAACTTTAGCCCTAAAGATGCCCATCTGATGATTTTGGGTGCTGGTGGTGCGGCTAAAGCTATTGTGACGCAGGCAGTTCTTGATGGTGCCAAAAAAGTAAGTGTCTATGTTCGCCCTCAGTCATTGGATAAGGCAAAAGAGAGCTTTAAGTCCTTACTTGAACAGACAACTTGTCACTTGGAGTTTCATGCTTTAAATGATCTTAAGTATTTTAAAGAGGAACTAGGCCAGGCTGATTTATTGGTGAATGCGACGAGTGTAGGTATGGATGGCGCATCCTTGCCTATTCCTACAGATACAAAATTTCCTAAGGGACTCTTGATTGCTGATATCATTTATCAGCCTTTTGAAACACCTTTCTTGGCCTTGGCTAGAAAACAGGGAATAGAGGCTGTGAACGGACTTGGCATGTTGCTTCATCAAGCAGCAGGTGCCTTTAAATTGTGGACAGGCAAGGACATGCCAACAGACGCCATTTGGCAGGAATTAGAAAAAATTTACAATAGCTAG
- a CDS encoding LTA synthase family protein: MKKITEAFWKGVSSRLGFILLLLFFYWLKTIFAYYVNINLELESRYQVMLSLINPIPLGLMLLGLGLYFKKRRFFYSITIAIYVILNLLLIANVIYFGEFTDFITVNTILASSSSAAGLGDSAKNLLEPSYIFYLIDVPFFIYAGFRKKLKMDSKPFNKRASFAVTALSTLLLSVNLFLAEVNRGELLTRGFSNNYIVRAMGLPFFTAYSGNLTYQASQARSSATAEDMKKVEAYVKEHYAAPDPKYYGIAKGRNVIVIHLESFQQFLIDYKLKVDGQDYEVTPFINSIYHSNETLAFSNFFHQVKSGKTSDAETLMETSLFGLSTGSYMVNYGGTNTAYAAPSILAQTGDYTSAVFHGNTGSFWNRNNTYKQWGYNYFFDSSAFTEKTDENSFQYGLNDKYMFPDSIKYLEQMQQPFYVKYLTVSNHYPYTSLSGDEKEQGFPLAETKDETVNGYFATANYLDSAIKDFFDYLKETGLYDNSIIVMYGDHYGISDTRSSNLAELLGKNPETWSNYDKAMLQRVPYMIHIPGYTGGGISNTFGGEVDALPTLLHVLGVDTSSYIQMGQDLLSPDNKQTVAFRTSGQYVTPQYTSYSGRLYNTQTGEEITNPDETTKKDNEAIRKAVATQLSMSDAVQTGDLLRFYTPNGLKPVDSSKISYTKQMDQLKEINKKLKDKSTSLYKQKGNKSTADLFKTPSYKELHPTESESSSSSSESEPSSSSTEQQ; encoded by the coding sequence TTGAAAAAAATTACTGAAGCCTTTTGGAAAGGAGTTTCATCAAGACTTGGATTTATCCTCTTGTTACTCTTCTTTTACTGGCTAAAAACCATATTCGCTTATTACGTCAACATTAATCTTGAGTTGGAAAGCAGATATCAGGTTATGCTTTCGCTGATTAACCCTATTCCACTAGGATTAATGCTTCTAGGTTTAGGACTATACTTCAAGAAACGACGTTTCTTTTATAGCATTACCATTGCTATCTATGTCATCCTTAACCTCTTACTTATTGCTAATGTGATTTACTTTGGAGAGTTTACAGACTTCATCACTGTAAATACCATCCTAGCAAGTTCTAGTTCGGCAGCAGGACTAGGAGACTCAGCCAAGAACCTTCTTGAGCCAAGCTATATTTTCTACCTGATTGATGTTCCTTTCTTCATCTATGCTGGTTTCAGGAAAAAGCTTAAAATGGACAGCAAGCCATTTAATAAACGAGCTAGTTTCGCAGTTACTGCACTATCAACACTCCTACTCTCAGTTAACCTCTTCTTAGCGGAAGTTAACCGTGGCGAGTTGTTGACACGTGGTTTCTCAAATAACTATATTGTCCGTGCTATGGGGCTTCCCTTCTTCACAGCCTATTCTGGTAACTTAACTTATCAAGCTTCACAGGCTCGTTCATCTGCAACAGCTGAGGATATGAAAAAGGTTGAGGCTTACGTTAAGGAGCACTATGCGGCACCTGACCCTAAGTATTACGGAATTGCTAAAGGAAGAAACGTCATCGTTATTCACTTGGAAAGCTTCCAACAGTTCCTCATTGATTACAAGCTCAAAGTAGACGGTCAAGACTATGAGGTTACACCATTCATCAATTCCATTTATCACTCAAATGAAACTCTGGCCTTTTCAAACTTCTTCCACCAAGTAAAATCAGGTAAAACTTCTGATGCTGAAACCTTGATGGAAACGTCTCTCTTTGGACTAAGCACAGGGTCATACATGGTAAACTATGGTGGTACCAATACAGCCTATGCTGCGCCATCTATCCTAGCTCAAACAGGTGACTATACGTCAGCTGTTTTCCACGGAAACACTGGATCCTTCTGGAATCGTAACAATACCTATAAACAATGGGGGTATAACTACTTCTTTGACTCATCAGCCTTCACTGAAAAAACTGATGAAAACTCCTTCCAGTATGGTCTAAATGACAAGTACATGTTCCCAGATTCCATCAAGTATCTGGAACAAATGCAACAACCTTTCTACGTTAAATACCTTACAGTATCTAACCACTACCCATATACTTCTCTCTCAGGCGATGAAAAGGAACAAGGTTTCCCACTTGCCGAAACAAAAGACGAGACAGTCAACGGATATTTTGCAACAGCTAACTATCTTGACTCAGCAATCAAAGACTTCTTTGATTACCTCAAAGAAACCGGTCTTTACGATAACTCGATTATTGTCATGTACGGTGACCACTATGGTATCTCTGATACACGAAGCAGCAATCTTGCTGAACTTCTCGGTAAGAACCCTGAAACTTGGTCAAACTATGATAAAGCCATGCTTCAACGTGTTCCTTACATGATTCATATTCCAGGCTATACTGGTGGTGGTATCTCTAACACCTTTGGTGGTGAGGTTGATGCCCTTCCAACTCTCCTTCACGTTCTTGGCGTTGACACTAGCTCTTATATCCAGATGGGACAAGACCTCCTATCTCCTGATAATAAGCAAACCGTCGCATTTAGAACCTCAGGTCAATATGTTACTCCTCAATACACCAGCTACTCTGGTCGACTTTATAACACTCAAACAGGGGAAGAAATTACCAACCCTGATGAGACAACTAAAAAAGATAACGAAGCCATTCGTAAGGCAGTAGCAACTCAACTTTCGATGAGTGACGCTGTTCAAACAGGTGACCTTCTTCGTTTCTATACGCCAAACGGTTTGAAGCCTGTTGATTCTAGCAAGATTTCCTACACTAAACAGATGGATCAACTAAAAGAAATCAATAAAAAGCTGAAAGATAAATCAACCAGCCTCTACAAACAAAAAGGCAATAAATCAACAGCTGATCTATTCAAGACCCCATCTTACAAGGAACTACATCCTACAGAATCTGAGTCGAGCTCAAGTTCAAGTGAATCAGAGCCAAGTAGCTCCTCAACGGAACAACAATAA
- a CDS encoding YlbF/YmcA family competence regulator → MTNIYDLANELERGIRALPEYKTLVEKKEAIAADAEASALFKEFTDFQEDFYAKMQAGTMPTAEEQAAVQELGQKVEANALLKEYLAAQQGLSVYLNDIERIIFKPLQELNS, encoded by the coding sequence ATGACAAATATTTATGATTTAGCAAATGAGTTGGAACGTGGCATTCGTGCCCTTCCTGAGTACAAAACTTTGGTAGAGAAAAAAGAAGCTATTGCAGCTGATGCTGAGGCTAGTGCTCTTTTCAAAGAGTTCACTGATTTCCAAGAGGATTTCTATGCTAAAATGCAAGCTGGTACAATGCCAACAGCAGAAGAACAAGCAGCTGTTCAAGAATTGGGGCAAAAAGTGGAAGCTAATGCCCTTTTGAAAGAATACTTGGCTGCACAACAAGGCTTGTCTGTTTATTTGAATGATATTGAACGTATCATCTTCAAACCTTTGCAAGAATTGAATAGCTAA
- a CDS encoding class I SAM-dependent rRNA methyltransferase: MSILTVSPFAEKKIKQGKQLLLAEDFPNITENNQLVYLYSQSKDFLGTGYLSSQNKGIGWFLSPKKQQLTVTYFQGLFERAKAKRQSYYDNELTTAFRLFNQDGDDFGGLTIDLYGDYALFSWYNAFVYSLKNDIVDAFQMVFPEVLGGYEKIRFKGLDFESDHLFGQEAADTFTILENGVTYEVFLNDGLMTGIFLDQHEVRDGLVNGLALGKSVLNMFSYTAAFSVAAAMGGAVETTSVDLAKRSRELSTAHFEANGFSMENHRLVVMDVFDYFKYAKKKGLSYDLIVIDPPSFARNKKRTFSANKDYHKLIAQSLDILSEHGTIIASTNAANMTVQQFKKQLRKGLGDVSADFVNLQQLPADFTVNPNDPTSNYLKVYTIKVNK; the protein is encoded by the coding sequence ATGAGTATATTGACGGTAAGTCCCTTTGCGGAGAAAAAAATCAAACAAGGAAAACAGCTTCTTTTAGCCGAAGATTTTCCAAATATAACTGAAAATAATCAGTTGGTTTATCTATATAGCCAATCCAAAGACTTTTTAGGAACGGGCTATTTGTCAAGTCAAAATAAGGGGATAGGATGGTTTCTGTCCCCTAAAAAACAACAATTGACAGTGACTTATTTTCAAGGACTTTTTGAAAGGGCTAAGGCCAAACGTCAATCCTATTATGATAATGAGTTGACGACAGCTTTTCGTCTTTTCAACCAAGATGGTGACGATTTTGGTGGTCTCACAATTGATTTATATGGGGATTATGCCCTCTTTTCATGGTACAATGCCTTTGTTTATTCCTTGAAAAATGATATTGTAGATGCTTTCCAAATGGTCTTTCCTGAGGTCTTGGGAGGCTATGAGAAAATCCGCTTCAAGGGTCTTGATTTCGAATCAGACCATCTTTTTGGGCAAGAGGCGGCTGATACCTTCACCATTTTAGAAAATGGGGTAACTTATGAAGTTTTCCTCAATGATGGGCTAATGACGGGGATTTTCCTTGATCAGCATGAAGTGCGTGATGGCTTAGTTAATGGCTTAGCTTTGGGAAAATCAGTTTTGAATATGTTCTCCTATACGGCAGCTTTTTCAGTGGCTGCAGCTATGGGGGGAGCGGTTGAAACGACATCGGTTGATTTGGCTAAGCGTTCACGTGAATTATCGACGGCTCATTTTGAAGCTAATGGCTTCAGTATGGAAAATCATCGCTTGGTCGTGATGGATGTCTTCGATTATTTCAAATATGCAAAGAAAAAAGGCTTATCTTATGACCTTATCGTCATCGATCCGCCAAGCTTTGCTCGAAATAAGAAACGCACTTTCTCAGCAAATAAGGATTACCACAAGTTAATTGCACAAAGTCTTGATATTTTATCAGAGCATGGGACAATCATCGCAAGTACCAATGCTGCTAATATGACAGTGCAACAGTTTAAGAAACAACTACGTAAGGGCTTGGGAGATGTTTCAGCGGACTTCGTTAACCTGCAACAATTACCAGCGGATTTTACCGTCAATCCTAATGATCCAACATCAAATTATTTGAAAGTATACACAATAAAGGTAAATAAATGA
- the aroA gene encoding 3-phosphoshikimate 1-carboxyvinyltransferase — protein MKLETKAQGLHGSLRIPGDKSISHRSIMFGSLAKGVTTVRDILRGEDVLSTMQVFRDLGVTIEDDGDVVRIHGVGFDGLKAPQNKLDMGNSGTSIRLISGVLAGQDFDVEMFGDDSLSKRPMDRVTIPLRQMGVEVSGQTDRDLPPLKMHGSKSLKPIHYQLPVASAQVKSALIFAALQADGESVIIEKEKTRNHTEDMIQQFGGQLQVDGKEIRISGGQTFTAQEVVVPGDISSAAFWLVAGLVVPNSKIVLENVGINETRTGIIDVIKDMGGKITLSDIDQVAKSATITVETSELKGTEIGGDIIPRLIDELPIITLLATQAQGKTVIRDAEELKVKETDRIQVVADALNAMGADIVPTEDGMIITGKTALHGAEVNTLGDHRIGMMTAIAALLVQDGEVDLQRAEAINTSYPSFFSDLEGLLHG, from the coding sequence ATGAAACTAGAAACCAAGGCACAAGGTCTTCATGGCAGCTTGCGTATCCCTGGTGACAAGTCAATCAGTCACCGTTCGATTATGTTCGGAAGTCTTGCTAAAGGTGTGACAACTGTTCGTGATATTTTACGAGGTGAGGATGTCCTCTCAACCATGCAGGTCTTTCGTGATCTGGGTGTGACTATCGAGGATGACGGTGATGTGGTTCGCATTCACGGTGTTGGTTTTGATGGTCTCAAGGCTCCTCAAAACAAATTGGACATGGGTAACTCTGGAACATCCATTCGCTTGATTTCAGGTGTGCTCGCTGGTCAAGATTTCGATGTAGAGATGTTTGGGGATGATTCCCTTTCAAAACGCCCTATGGACCGTGTGACCATTCCCTTGCGTCAGATGGGTGTAGAGGTATCAGGTCAGACGGACCGCGATTTGCCACCTTTGAAAATGCATGGTAGCAAGTCTCTTAAACCTATTCATTACCAATTGCCTGTGGCCTCTGCTCAGGTTAAATCTGCCCTTATTTTTGCAGCTCTTCAAGCTGATGGCGAATCTGTTATCATCGAGAAGGAAAAAACACGTAACCATACGGAAGATATGATTCAGCAGTTTGGTGGTCAGCTTCAGGTAGATGGCAAGGAAATTCGTATTTCTGGTGGCCAAACTTTCACTGCTCAAGAAGTTGTGGTCCCAGGTGACATTTCTTCAGCTGCCTTTTGGTTGGTAGCAGGACTTGTGGTACCTAACTCTAAGATTGTCTTGGAAAATGTTGGTATCAATGAGACGCGTACGGGTATCATTGATGTGATCAAAGACATGGGTGGTAAGATTACCCTTTCAGATATTGACCAGGTTGCTAAATCTGCGACCATTACGGTTGAAACTTCAGAACTTAAAGGAACTGAAATTGGTGGAGATATCATTCCACGTTTGATTGATGAACTTCCAATTATCACACTCTTGGCGACACAAGCCCAAGGTAAGACTGTGATTCGTGATGCTGAAGAACTTAAGGTCAAAGAGACTGACCGTATTCAGGTGGTAGCGGATGCCTTGAATGCTATGGGTGCTGATATTGTACCAACTGAGGATGGTATGATTATCACTGGTAAGACGGCTCTTCATGGGGCAGAGGTCAATACTTTGGGTGACCACCGTATTGGTATGATGACAGCTATTGCTGCCCTTTTGGTTCAAGATGGTGAGGTTGACTTGCAACGTGCGGAAGCTATCAATACAAGTTACCCAAGCTTCTTTAGTGACTTGGAAGGATTGCTCCATGGCTAA
- the aroD gene encoding type I 3-dehydroquinate dehydratase — protein MKIVVPIMPTSLEEAQALELSRFEGADIIEWRADFLDKDSILTVAPAIFEKFAGFEIIFTIRTTREGGRLELTDAEYVALIKDVAAIYSPDYIDFEYFTRKAVFDQMLEFSNLVLSYHNFEETPENLMELLSEMANLTPRVVKVAVMPKNEQDVLDLMNFTRGFKAFNPEQEFVTMSMGKLGRLSRFAGDLIGSSWTFASLDNASAPGQISLADMRRIREVLDAD, from the coding sequence ATGAAAATTGTAGTTCCGATTATGCCAACTAGTTTAGAGGAGGCACAAGCGCTTGAACTGTCTCGTTTTGAGGGGGCAGACATTATTGAATGGCGTGCAGATTTTTTAGATAAGGATAGTATCTTAACGGTTGCTCCGGCTATTTTCGAGAAATTCGCAGGCTTTGAGATTATCTTTACCATCCGTACAACGCGTGAGGGTGGTAGGCTTGAGTTAACGGATGCGGAATATGTCGCACTGATTAAGGATGTAGCTGCGATTTACTCGCCAGATTATATTGATTTTGAGTATTTCACACGTAAGGCTGTCTTTGATCAAATGCTTGAATTTTCAAACTTGGTTTTGTCTTATCATAACTTTGAGGAGACACCTGAAAACCTCATGGAACTTTTGTCTGAGATGGCAAACTTGACACCACGAGTGGTTAAGGTGGCAGTTATGCCTAAGAATGAGCAGGATGTTCTCGACCTTATGAACTTCACACGTGGCTTTAAGGCCTTTAATCCTGAGCAGGAGTTTGTGACCATGTCAATGGGTAAACTAGGTCGTTTGTCACGTTTTGCGGGCGACTTGATAGGGTCATCATGGACCTTTGCCAGTCTTGATAATGCCAGTGCTCCAGGACAAATTAGTTTAGCAGACATGCGCAGAATCAGGGAGGTTTTGGATGCAGATTGA
- a CDS encoding L-lactate dehydrogenase — MSRKIGIIGMGNVGAAVAHGAIAQGLADSYVFIDINEKKAEADAQDFKDAMANLPSYANIVVNDYAALEDADVIISSLGNIQLQHNAGEDRFAEFPFTREAVYQVSQELKKLDFKGILLVISNPVDAVSALYQEFTGWPRERVIGTGTLLDTARMKAAVGDDLSVNPKSVSGYNLGEHGNSQFTAWSQVKVKGQDITALTSEEERQNLFMASMKGGHKVFYGKGYTSYGIASAALRLVSIILSDAQEEVAVSSYQAAYQTYLGYPVILGRQGVAAPVHLSLSAEENRLLEESANLIRNRVQEAVAFLREKYTNTRE; from the coding sequence ATGTCTCGTAAAATTGGAATTATTGGTATGGGAAATGTTGGAGCTGCGGTAGCTCATGGAGCTATTGCTCAAGGTTTGGCTGATAGTTATGTCTTTATAGATATCAATGAGAAAAAGGCTGAGGCGGATGCCCAGGATTTTAAAGATGCTATGGCCAATCTGCCTAGCTATGCCAACATCGTGGTTAATGATTATGCAGCACTTGAAGATGCTGATGTGATTATTTCATCTCTTGGAAATATTCAGTTACAGCATAATGCCGGTGAGGACCGTTTTGCTGAATTTCCATTTACCCGAGAAGCTGTTTATCAGGTTTCTCAGGAACTCAAAAAATTGGATTTTAAAGGTATACTCTTGGTTATCTCAAACCCTGTAGATGCCGTATCAGCCCTCTATCAAGAGTTCACAGGTTGGCCAAGAGAACGTGTGATTGGGACAGGGACTCTACTTGATACAGCTAGAATGAAGGCAGCGGTAGGAGATGATTTATCAGTCAATCCAAAATCAGTATCCGGCTACAATCTTGGCGAACATGGGAATTCCCAATTTACAGCCTGGAGTCAAGTCAAGGTCAAAGGTCAAGATATTACAGCATTGACCAGTGAAGAAGAGCGTCAAAATCTTTTTATGGCTTCTATGAAGGGTGGCCACAAGGTCTTTTATGGTAAGGGCTATACTTCATACGGCATTGCCAGTGCGGCTCTTCGTTTGGTATCTATTATCCTTTCTGATGCTCAAGAAGAAGTGGCGGTATCTAGCTATCAAGCAGCCTATCAGACCTATCTTGGCTATCCAGTTATTTTAGGGCGTCAAGGGGTGGCTGCACCTGTTCACTTGTCTTTGTCGGCTGAGGAAAATCGTCTCTTGGAGGAGTCTGCTAACTTAATTCGGAACCGTGTTCAAGAGGCAGTTGCCTTTCTAAGAGAAAAGTATACTAATACTAGAGAGTGA
- the aroB gene encoding 3-dehydroquinate synthase — MKLEVNLTHNPYDIIIEKGALKTVGKWVKSLWEPQKIALITDNHVGALYAEKVKLSLEHEGFEVVVFDFLEGEASKNLKTVNKAYEFLIKNGMTRSDGIVALGGGVVGDLAGFVASTYMRGIHFVQVPTSLTAQVDSSIGGKTGVNTPFAKNIVGTFAQPDGVLIDPNVLESLGKRELIEGMGEVVKYGLIDDPELWHLLESIDGSVHSILENSETIIYRSCNVKRKIVVEDEFEGGVRMYLNFGHTIGHAVEQTAGYGKVMHGEAVAIGMVQISRVAEEKGLMPKGITRQIAEMCVKFGLPVDYEPWRVEELYTALTHDKKARGNSIKTVIVPEIGKAAINQIPLVEMKEYLEK; from the coding sequence ATGAAACTAGAGGTAAATTTAACACATAACCCTTATGACATTATTATTGAAAAAGGAGCCCTTAAGACTGTCGGTAAATGGGTGAAGTCACTTTGGGAACCACAAAAGATTGCTCTTATCACAGACAATCATGTGGGAGCTCTATATGCAGAAAAAGTTAAGCTTAGCTTGGAGCACGAAGGTTTTGAGGTTGTCGTTTTTGATTTCCTAGAAGGTGAAGCGAGTAAAAATCTAAAAACTGTTAATAAGGCTTATGAGTTTTTGATTAAGAATGGCATGACTCGTAGTGATGGCATTGTTGCTCTTGGTGGTGGCGTTGTTGGAGACTTGGCAGGCTTTGTCGCTTCAACTTATATGCGTGGCATTCACTTCGTTCAGGTTCCAACTAGTCTCACTGCCCAAGTGGATTCGTCTATTGGTGGTAAGACCGGTGTGAACACACCATTTGCCAAAAATATCGTGGGAACTTTCGCTCAGCCTGATGGGGTTTTGATTGACCCTAATGTCCTTGAGTCACTTGGTAAACGTGAATTGATCGAAGGTATGGGTGAGGTTGTCAAATACGGTTTGATTGACGATCCTGAACTTTGGCACCTCCTTGAAAGCATTGATGGTTCGGTTCACAGTATCCTAGAAAACTCAGAAACCATTATTTACCGTTCATGTAACGTTAAGCGTAAAATTGTGGTTGAAGATGAGTTTGAAGGTGGTGTCCGTATGTACCTAAACTTTGGTCATACGATTGGGCATGCCGTTGAACAAACAGCTGGTTACGGTAAAGTCATGCACGGTGAAGCGGTAGCTATCGGAATGGTTCAGATTTCACGAGTTGCTGAGGAAAAAGGTCTGATGCCTAAGGGGATCACACGTCAAATCGCTGAGATGTGTGTCAAATTTGGCTTGCCAGTAGACTATGAGCCATGGCGTGTTGAAGAGCTCTATACAGCCCTAACACATGACAAGAAAGCCCGTGGTAATAGCATTAAGACAGTTATCGTTCCAGAGATTGGTAAGGCAGCTATCAATCAGATTCCTTTAGTTGAAATGAAAGAGTACTTGGAGAAATAA
- the aroC gene encoding chorismate synthase yields the protein MRYLTAGESHGPRLTAIIEGVPAGLPLTAEDINADLKRRQGGYGRGGRMKIESDKVEITSGVRHGKTTGAPITLHVINKDHQKWLDIMAVEDIEDRLKTKRKITHPRPGHADLVGGMKYRFDDLRNSLERSSARETTMRVAVGAVAKRILAELDIEIANHVVVFGGKEIDVPENLTVAQIKELAQQSEISVVNQEREQEIKDYIDQIKKEGDTIGGVVETVVGGVPVGLGSYVQWDTKLDAKIAQAVVSINAFKGVEFGLGFKDGYLKGSQVMDEILWNEEDGYTRRTNNLGGFEGGMTNGQPIVVRGVMKPIPTLYKPLMSVDIETHEPYKATVERSDPTALPAAGVVMESVVATVVANEILDKFSSDNMEELKEAVARHRDYVKNF from the coding sequence ATGAGATATTTAACAGCAGGTGAGTCTCATGGCCCACGTTTAACAGCAATTATCGAAGGTGTTCCAGCTGGTCTTCCCTTGACGGCTGAAGATATCAATGCTGATTTGAAACGCCGCCAAGGTGGCTATGGTCGTGGTGGCCGTATGAAAATTGAGTCTGATAAAGTTGAAATCACTTCTGGTGTTCGTCATGGGAAAACAACAGGGGCTCCAATCACCCTTCATGTTATCAATAAGGACCATCAAAAATGGTTGGACATCATGGCTGTGGAAGACATTGAAGACCGTTTGAAAACCAAACGTAAAATCACTCACCCACGTCCAGGACATGCTGACTTGGTTGGTGGAATGAAATACCGTTTCGATGATTTGCGTAATTCCTTGGAGCGTTCTAGTGCGCGTGAAACAACTATGCGTGTGGCAGTAGGTGCTGTCGCTAAACGTATCTTGGCTGAGCTCGATATTGAAATTGCTAACCATGTTGTTGTCTTTGGTGGTAAGGAAATTGACGTGCCTGAGAATTTGACGGTAGCTCAAATCAAGGAATTGGCTCAACAATCAGAGATTTCAGTCGTTAACCAAGAGCGTGAACAAGAAATTAAAGATTACATTGATCAGATCAAAAAAGAGGGAGACACAATCGGTGGTGTCGTTGAAACTGTCGTTGGTGGTGTTCCTGTTGGTCTTGGTTCTTATGTGCAATGGGATACAAAACTTGATGCTAAGATTGCTCAAGCAGTTGTATCCATCAATGCCTTCAAGGGTGTGGAATTTGGTCTTGGTTTCAAAGATGGCTACCTCAAGGGCTCTCAAGTGATGGACGAGATTCTCTGGAATGAAGAGGATGGTTATACACGTCGCACTAACAATCTTGGTGGTTTCGAAGGTGGTATGACCAATGGTCAACCAATTGTGGTGCGTGGGGTTATGAAACCCATTCCAACCCTTTACAAGCCTTTGATGTCAGTAGATATCGAAACACACGAACCTTACAAGGCAACAGTTGAGCGTTCAGACCCAACGGCCTTGCCGGCAGCGGGTGTTGTTATGGAATCCGTAGTTGCTACAGTCGTAGCTAATGAAATCTTGGACAAATTCTCTTCCGATAACATGGAAGAATTGAAAGAAGCGGTAGCACGTCACCGTGACTATGTGAAAAACTTTTAA